Proteins from a single region of Chryseobacterium sp. W4I1:
- the yidC gene encoding membrane protein insertase YidC — translation MQENKGIDKSQMISFAVLCLVLFGFMFYFQNKQSKEEQVKAQEQKTEQVKNAVKQTQASNINPNVTPSAIQTASLTNKELNVEFSSLGGQVSKVQLSEYKAYDHKTDKADLPLYLIDKKNSNYGFQFKDKTGKVINTRDLVFTPAVNGNAVTMTADYNGAVIQFIYTLLPKYTLDFKVRTKGLAAITSDNKADFIWDYSVRNLEKGRAQEQTHSEFSYAFNNYKDYDYDGRTTMEEEKETLNWIGVKQQFFSSVIEAKNGFTHSKGNQETIEEGEYLKKLNYEGFVQMTGSELNQDFTWYFMPLDLPLLKSYDKNFDEILPLGWSFIGWMNRYFFMWLYSVIASWGLSAGWVIFLMTIIVKLILSPIMYKQHKLSAMMKVIRPEIDEANAKFKDADPMKKQQATMEIYRKAGVNQMAGCLPALVQIPIFYALFRFFPNFIDLRGQGFWFAKDLTAYDDLIKLPFKIPFLGDHLSVFALACTIVILIYTVMTSGNMQQPQQEGMPNMKVLMYIFPITFLFFLNTSASGLSWYYFVSNAINILIILVIKYVILDEKKIHAQIQANKEKPKSEGKFQKKMREMMEKAQDQQKIQEQQKKKK, via the coding sequence ATGCAAGAAAACAAGGGAATCGATAAAAGTCAGATGATCAGTTTTGCGGTTTTATGTTTGGTTCTTTTCGGATTTATGTTCTATTTTCAGAACAAGCAGTCGAAAGAAGAGCAGGTAAAAGCTCAGGAGCAGAAAACCGAGCAGGTAAAAAATGCTGTAAAACAGACTCAGGCAAGCAATATCAATCCAAACGTAACTCCTAGTGCAATTCAGACAGCCAGTCTGACAAACAAAGAACTGAATGTGGAGTTCTCAAGTTTAGGAGGACAGGTTTCTAAAGTTCAGCTTTCGGAATATAAAGCATATGATCATAAAACCGATAAGGCAGATCTTCCGCTTTATCTGATCGATAAAAAAAATTCAAACTACGGCTTTCAGTTTAAAGATAAGACAGGAAAAGTAATTAATACCAGAGACTTAGTTTTTACACCAGCTGTTAATGGAAACGCTGTAACGATGACAGCAGACTATAACGGGGCTGTTATCCAGTTTATTTATACACTGCTTCCAAAATATACTCTTGATTTTAAGGTTAGAACGAAAGGACTTGCCGCTATCACTTCAGATAATAAAGCAGACTTTATCTGGGATTATAGTGTAAGGAACCTAGAAAAGGGTAGAGCTCAGGAGCAGACTCACTCAGAATTCTCTTATGCTTTCAATAATTATAAAGATTATGATTATGATGGAAGAACCACAATGGAGGAGGAGAAAGAAACTCTTAACTGGATTGGTGTAAAGCAGCAGTTTTTCTCTTCTGTAATTGAAGCTAAAAACGGTTTTACGCACAGTAAAGGGAATCAGGAAACTATTGAAGAAGGAGAATATCTGAAGAAGCTTAATTATGAAGGTTTCGTTCAGATGACGGGCAGTGAACTTAACCAAGACTTTACCTGGTATTTTATGCCGCTTGATTTACCTCTGTTAAAATCTTATGATAAAAACTTTGACGAAATTTTACCATTAGGATGGTCTTTCATTGGATGGATGAACCGTTATTTCTTTATGTGGTTATATAGTGTTATTGCTAGTTGGGGACTTTCAGCAGGTTGGGTAATTTTCTTAATGACTATCATTGTAAAACTGATTCTATCACCAATTATGTATAAGCAGCATAAGCTGAGTGCGATGATGAAAGTTATTCGTCCTGAGATTGATGAGGCTAATGCTAAATTCAAAGATGCTGATCCTATGAAAAAGCAGCAGGCTACAATGGAGATCTACCGAAAGGCGGGTGTAAATCAAATGGCAGGATGTCTTCCAGCATTAGTACAAATTCCAATTTTCTATGCTCTGTTCCGTTTCTTCCCGAACTTTATAGACCTTAGAGGACAAGGATTCTGGTTTGCAAAAGATCTGACAGCTTATGATGATCTGATCAAGCTTCCTTTTAAAATTCCTTTCTTAGGAGATCATTTAAGTGTATTTGCATTGGCCTGTACCATCGTGATCCTGATCTATACGGTAATGACTTCAGGAAATATGCAGCAGCCTCAGCAGGAAGGAATGCCAAACATGAAAGTGTTGATGTATATCTTCCCGATTACATTCCTATTCTTCCTGAATACATCAGCATCTGGTCTTTCATGGTATTATTTTGTATCCAATGCGATTAATATTTTGATTATCCTTGTTATTAAATACGTCATACTGGATGAAAAGAAAATTCATGCTCAGATACAGGCGAATAAAGAAAAACCGAAATCTGAAGGTAAGTTTCAAAAGAAGATGAGAGAAATGATGGAGAAAGCCCAGGATCAACAAAAGATTCAGGAGCAGCAGAAAAAAAAGAAATAA
- a CDS encoding DUF6702 family protein, giving the protein MKNLWLFLLPVFLLFSFTKAKHPYHVGSVEINYNAKSRSFEVTGRFFLDDLENGLGKKYGGSFHFNDEKYKAKLNEALEKYCSEYFKLKADGKFLKINYVGYEEDNESVNIFLESETVTSPKKIEAAVSFLYNLFDDQINIVHLIKNGQRKSEKLTYSNRYLYHQF; this is encoded by the coding sequence ATGAAGAATTTATGGCTGTTTCTGCTTCCGGTATTTCTTTTATTCTCTTTCACAAAAGCGAAACACCCTTACCATGTGGGTTCTGTAGAAATTAATTATAATGCTAAGTCCAGATCTTTTGAGGTCACTGGAAGATTTTTTCTGGATGACCTGGAAAATGGGCTGGGCAAAAAATACGGTGGCTCTTTTCATTTTAATGATGAAAAATATAAGGCTAAACTTAATGAAGCTTTGGAAAAGTACTGCTCAGAATATTTTAAATTAAAGGCTGACGGAAAATTTTTAAAGATAAATTATGTTGGATATGAAGAAGACAATGAATCCGTGAATATATTTCTAGAATCTGAAACGGTGACATCTCCAAAAAAAATAGAAGCTGCCGTAAGCTTTCTCTATAATTTATTTGATGATCAGATCAATATTGTTCATTTGATTAAAAATGGACAGAGAAAAAGTGAAAAGCTTACCTATTCCAACCGATACCTCTATCACCAATTTTAG
- a CDS encoding ACP phosphodiesterase, with the protein MNYLAHSYLSFSDGQIVGQFLEDFIPNRDRYSFPKDIQDGITMHRAVDTFTDSHPAIHEAKKVFAPLVRLYAGAFVDVSMDYFVANDLSLHSLAGWKEHSLRVYRVLNEHEKWLPENFKKMLVKMEEDDWLYNYREDWGIKFSIRNVLNKAKYLSPDIPVFEAFLANKTILQECYNNFFPDMLAHVQGINALLQIDNE; encoded by the coding sequence ATGAATTATTTAGCCCATTCCTACCTCAGTTTTTCGGATGGACAGATCGTAGGACAGTTCCTTGAAGATTTTATTCCAAACAGAGACCGTTATTCTTTTCCGAAGGATATTCAGGACGGAATTACGATGCACAGGGCAGTGGATACATTTACAGATTCCCATCCCGCTATTCATGAAGCAAAAAAAGTGTTTGCTCCTTTGGTAAGACTGTATGCAGGAGCTTTTGTAGATGTTTCTATGGATTATTTCGTAGCAAATGATCTTAGCCTTCATTCCCTGGCTGGCTGGAAAGAGCATTCTCTTCGGGTGTACAGGGTTTTGAACGAACATGAAAAATGGCTCCCTGAGAATTTCAAAAAAATGCTGGTCAAAATGGAGGAAGACGACTGGCTTTATAATTATCGTGAAGATTGGGGGATTAAATTCAGTATCCGGAATGTTCTGAATAAAGCCAAATATCTGAGTCCTGACATCCCTGTCTTTGAAGCATTCCTGGCAAACAAAACTATCCTTCAGGAATGTTACAACAATTTTTTTCCTGATATGCTTGCCCATGTACAGGGAATCAATGCACTGCTGCAAATAGATAATGAATAA
- a CDS encoding YceI family protein, which produces MKKAFLSFVFALVSVLGFAQTNWNVDPMHSSVNFNIKHMGISFVQGRFDKFDGKVTTEGANLDNATFVFNVDVNSINTGTEMRDKHLKSADFFDIEKYPGMTFHSTSITKDKNNTYILKGALKIKETIKDISIPVTFGGVTKNQQGKEVMGFQTKFTVNRLDYGIKYDPTGAGVAKDVEVSLYFELVKQ; this is translated from the coding sequence ATGAAAAAAGCATTTTTATCTTTCGTTTTTGCGCTGGTAAGCGTTCTGGGTTTTGCTCAAACCAATTGGAATGTAGATCCTATGCATTCTTCTGTAAATTTTAATATCAAACATATGGGAATCAGCTTTGTACAGGGCCGTTTTGATAAGTTTGACGGAAAGGTGACCACTGAAGGAGCTAATCTGGATAATGCCACTTTTGTCTTTAATGTAGATGTTAACTCTATCAATACCGGAACTGAAATGAGAGATAAGCATCTTAAAAGTGCAGACTTTTTCGATATTGAGAAATATCCGGGGATGACTTTCCACAGTACGTCTATCACGAAGGATAAAAATAATACCTACATCCTGAAAGGTGCTTTGAAAATTAAGGAAACTATAAAAGATATCAGCATTCCCGTAACGTTTGGAGGTGTGACTAAAAACCAGCAGGGTAAAGAAGTAATGGGCTTCCAGACGAAATTTACGGTTAACCGTTTAGATTACGGAATCAAATACGATCCTACAGGTGCCGGAGTAGCTAAAGATGTGGAAGTAAGTTTGTATTTTGAATTGGTAAAGCAATAA
- a CDS encoding ribonuclease HII, which translates to MDLLQKWTDLYIEAGCDEVGRGCLSGPVVAAAVILDDSFKQNLVNDSKKLTFKTRMELDGYIKDNVKNYAIAELPPSFIDEHNILNASIYAMHRALDQLTIIPELILVDGNKFHPYNYIPHQCIIKGDSKVLSIAAASILAKNYRDKLMIELHEEHPEYNWNTNFGYATKAHQQALIKYGPTKHHRQSFRLKYD; encoded by the coding sequence ATGGATTTATTACAAAAGTGGACAGACCTTTACATCGAAGCTGGATGTGATGAAGTAGGAAGAGGATGCCTGAGTGGACCTGTGGTTGCAGCTGCAGTTATATTGGATGATTCTTTTAAACAGAATTTAGTAAATGACTCCAAGAAATTGACATTTAAAACACGAATGGAGCTGGACGGCTACATCAAAGACAATGTAAAAAACTACGCCATTGCAGAGCTGCCTCCATCATTTATTGATGAGCACAATATCCTTAACGCAAGTATTTATGCTATGCATCGTGCTCTGGACCAATTAACAATAATACCTGAATTGATTTTGGTAGACGGAAATAAATTCCATCCTTATAATTATATTCCCCACCAATGTATCATTAAAGGAGATTCAAAGGTTCTATCTATAGCAGCCGCTTCAATTCTGGCAAAAAATTACAGAGATAAACTAATGATCGAACTACACGAAGAACATCCCGAATACAACTGGAACACCAATTTCGGATATGCAACTAAAGCCCATCAACAGGCTTTAATAAAATATGGTCCAACAAAACATCATAGACAGTCATTTAGACTTAAATATGACTAA
- a CDS encoding HupE/UreJ family protein, whose protein sequence is MQDFLFYLNLGWEHIISLDALDHQLFVLALIAVYSYSDWKKILILVTAFTIGHSITLALSILDVFRVPSAWVEFLIPITIVLTSLDNILMKNKKQTLMRANYYLALIFGLIHGMGFANTARVMIAKSQSIAIPLIGFNIGLELGQIVIVLAILMLLFVLLKVFKVNKKDWVLFVSSGVFALSLKMALERIPF, encoded by the coding sequence ATGCAGGATTTTCTATTCTATTTAAACCTTGGCTGGGAACATATTATTTCTCTGGATGCATTAGATCATCAGCTGTTCGTTCTGGCTCTGATCGCAGTATATTCTTATAGCGACTGGAAAAAGATCCTGATCCTTGTGACTGCTTTCACCATCGGGCATTCCATTACTTTGGCGCTGAGCATCCTTGATGTTTTCAGGGTTCCTTCCGCATGGGTAGAATTTTTAATCCCAATAACGATTGTTCTGACCTCGCTGGATAATATTTTAATGAAAAATAAAAAACAGACCCTGATGCGGGCTAATTATTATCTTGCTCTGATCTTTGGACTTATTCACGGGATGGGCTTTGCTAATACAGCAAGGGTTATGATTGCCAAAAGCCAGAGCATTGCCATTCCCTTGATTGGATTTAATATAGGACTGGAATTAGGACAGATCGTCATTGTTCTGGCTATTCTTATGCTCTTGTTTGTTCTGCTCAAGGTCTTTAAAGTGAATAAAAAAGACTGGGTCCTGTTTGTTTCTTCCGGAGTATTTGCTTTATCCTTAAAAATGGCTTTGGAAAGAATTCCGTTTTAA
- a CDS encoding CTP synthase — protein sequence MSKKNTKYIFVTGGVTSSLGKGIVSASLGLLLKSRGFNVTIQKLDPYINIDPGTLNPYEHGECYVTEDGAETDLDLGHYERYLDAPTSQNNNVTTGKIYQTVIEKERKGDFLGKTVQVIPHITNEIKRRIKMLSKQNYDIIITEIGGTVGDIESLPYIETVRQLKWELGEKNSMVIHLTLLPYLASSGELKTKPSQHSVRQLMESGIMADVLVCRTEHTIPKDQRAKLAQFCNVSLDNVIECKDLETIYEVPMYLQKQNFDDVVLKELDLKNDKEADLKDWKTFLKKFKNPKRTVEIALVGKYISLQDSYISIAEAFKHAGASLETEVKVRWVYSGDITAENIKETLDGVDGILIAPGFGDRGIEGKVLTAQFARENKVPMLGICLGMQIMTVEFARNVLGHAKANSMEFDTATPDPVISLMEEQKNIVDKGGTMRLGAWKCSLKNGSRLNEIYGAKNITERHRHRYEFNSDYLQEFEKNGFLATGTNPETGLVEALELPGHPFYVGVQYHPEYKSTVATPHPLFRAFIKACEKK from the coding sequence ATGAGTAAAAAGAATACAAAGTACATCTTTGTGACAGGAGGTGTAACTTCATCTTTGGGAAAAGGAATCGTGTCTGCTTCTCTGGGGCTTTTGTTAAAATCACGCGGTTTTAACGTAACGATCCAAAAACTGGATCCTTATATCAACATTGACCCGGGCACACTGAATCCATATGAACACGGAGAATGCTATGTAACCGAAGATGGCGCAGAAACAGATCTGGATTTAGGCCACTACGAGCGTTATCTTGATGCTCCTACTTCCCAAAACAACAATGTTACTACAGGGAAAATCTACCAAACTGTTATTGAAAAAGAAAGAAAAGGAGATTTCTTAGGAAAAACCGTTCAGGTAATTCCACATATCACCAACGAAATTAAGCGTAGAATCAAAATGCTTTCCAAGCAGAACTACGATATCATTATTACTGAAATCGGAGGAACGGTAGGAGATATTGAATCTCTTCCGTACATCGAAACAGTACGTCAACTGAAATGGGAACTTGGTGAAAAAAATTCTATGGTTATTCACCTTACGTTATTGCCTTATCTGGCTTCCAGCGGTGAATTGAAAACAAAACCATCACAGCATTCCGTTCGTCAATTGATGGAAAGCGGAATTATGGCTGATGTCCTGGTTTGCAGAACAGAACATACAATTCCAAAAGATCAGAGAGCAAAACTTGCTCAGTTCTGTAATGTTTCTTTAGATAACGTGATTGAATGTAAAGATCTGGAAACGATCTACGAAGTTCCAATGTATCTTCAGAAACAAAATTTCGATGATGTAGTTTTAAAAGAACTGGATCTGAAAAATGATAAGGAAGCTGATCTTAAAGATTGGAAAACTTTCCTTAAAAAATTCAAAAATCCAAAAAGAACGGTAGAAATTGCTTTAGTAGGAAAATATATTTCTCTGCAGGATTCTTATATTTCTATTGCTGAAGCTTTCAAACATGCTGGGGCAAGTCTTGAAACTGAAGTGAAAGTAAGATGGGTATACAGCGGAGATATCACTGCTGAAAATATCAAAGAAACTTTAGATGGGGTAGATGGAATCCTTATTGCTCCGGGGTTTGGTGATAGAGGTATTGAAGGAAAGGTACTTACTGCTCAGTTTGCAAGAGAAAATAAGGTGCCTATGTTGGGAATCTGTTTGGGAATGCAGATTATGACGGTAGAATTTGCTAGAAATGTTCTTGGACATGCAAAAGCGAATTCCATGGAATTTGATACAGCAACCCCTGATCCTGTGATCTCCTTAATGGAAGAGCAGAAAAATATTGTAGATAAAGGAGGAACTATGCGTCTGGGAGCTTGGAAATGTTCCCTGAAAAACGGTTCCAGATTAAACGAGATTTACGGAGCCAAAAATATTACAGAAAGACACCGTCACCGTTATGAATTTAACAGTGATTATCTTCAGGAATTTGAAAAGAACGGCTTCCTTGCAACAGGAACCAATCCGGAAACAGGTCTGGTAGAAGCCCTTGAGCTTCCTGGCCACCCATTTTATGTGGGAGTGCAGTATCACCCGGAATACAAAAGTACCGTAGCAACGCCGCATCCTCTGTTCAGAGCTTTTATCAAGGCTTGCGAAAAGAAATAA
- a CDS encoding helix-turn-helix domain-containing protein produces MLIKNFENFVLVLLYGGLLIISFTILLNPMKVNKKANFFFSLFLFLWSSYWALDILRLCSFSPSPVLVSFIFFIQIFTPIFLFLSTVFFINPNYQFKKKDLVCLIVPLIHLILILNSELGIADFLAVSHNLPYIAIIYFRIKKYQKRIENISSYTETINLQWLVTLSSLLFGIIVITVCYDLFNMFVHRFNQNLVMVVLFLFIIYSTSFQVLRQKEIYPVNEKEREQLLAVELEDEEKTEKKKLIPDQEFEALKSKLLTVMLTEKPYLNGELNLLKLSDLININPHQLSYLLNNGFNENFFHFVNKYRVQHAKELLTSDSYKKFSILGIAFESGFNSKTAFNTIFKKMINETPSEFRRKQSGI; encoded by the coding sequence ATGCTGATTAAAAATTTTGAAAATTTTGTGCTTGTATTGCTTTACGGCGGATTGCTGATCATATCTTTTACGATATTGCTTAATCCTATGAAAGTTAACAAAAAAGCGAACTTTTTTTTCAGCCTGTTTCTTTTCTTGTGGTCCAGCTACTGGGCATTGGATATTCTCAGACTTTGTAGCTTTTCTCCAAGTCCTGTTTTAGTTTCCTTTATTTTTTTTATTCAAATCTTTACACCGATATTTCTGTTTTTGAGCACTGTTTTCTTCATTAATCCCAATTATCAGTTTAAGAAGAAAGATCTGGTTTGTCTTATCGTTCCGTTGATTCATCTAATTTTAATATTAAATTCTGAGCTTGGAATTGCTGATTTTCTAGCCGTTTCACACAATCTCCCCTACATTGCCATTATTTATTTCAGAATAAAAAAATACCAGAAAAGGATTGAAAATATTTCTTCGTACACAGAAACAATCAATCTGCAATGGCTGGTAACGCTAAGTTCACTGCTGTTCGGCATTATTGTGATCACCGTTTGCTATGACCTCTTCAATATGTTTGTTCATAGGTTTAATCAGAATCTGGTGATGGTTGTACTGTTTTTATTTATTATTTACAGCACTTCGTTTCAGGTGTTGAGACAGAAAGAAATTTATCCTGTCAATGAAAAAGAAAGGGAACAGTTACTGGCCGTTGAGCTTGAAGATGAAGAAAAAACTGAAAAGAAAAAATTAATTCCCGACCAGGAATTTGAAGCTTTAAAGTCGAAGCTGCTGACAGTTATGCTTACGGAAAAACCTTATCTGAACGGTGAATTGAACTTACTTAAGCTTTCAGATCTCATCAATATCAATCCTCATCAGCTTTCTTATTTACTAAACAATGGATTCAATGAAAACTTCTTCCATTTTGTTAATAAATACCGGGTACAGCATGCCAAAGAACTGCTGACCAGCGATTCTTATAAAAAATTCTCTATTCTGGGCATCGCTTTTGAATCAGGTTTCAATTCTAAAACAGCATTCAATACCATATTCAAAAAGATGATCAACGAAACTCCTTCCGAATTCAGAAGAAAGCAATCCGGTATATAA
- the radA gene encoding DNA repair protein RadA — protein MAKLKTAYFCQNCGTQYSQWMGQCKNCGEWNTLVEEVVEKTSSKTPPFSKTKQHVINIIEVETSEEPRIKTPSEELNRVLGGGIVLGSVTLIGGEPGIGKSTLLLQLALKMKKKIFYVSGEESASQIKMRADRLTDVQNPNCFLFTETSLEKILHEAKKLEPDFMIIDSIQTLQSQLIESSPGTVSQIRECSNEIIKYAKENNTPVFLVGHITKDGQIAGPKVLEHMVDVVLNFDGDRNHLFRLLRANKNRFGSTSEIGIYEMVSQGLKEIRNPSEILITKKFEELSGNSVAVTLEGNRPMLLEIQALVSTAVYGTPQRSSTGFDAKRLNMLLAVLEKRAGFQLGAKDVFLNITGGIKTDDPALDLAVVASILSSNEDIAISEHFCFAGEIGLSGEIRPIAQVEQRITEAEKLGYEKIFVSNLNKIPKRKFGIKIEEVSKIEDFHERIFP, from the coding sequence ATGGCAAAACTGAAAACAGCATATTTCTGTCAAAACTGCGGAACCCAATATTCCCAATGGATGGGGCAATGTAAAAATTGTGGGGAATGGAACACTCTTGTGGAGGAAGTGGTAGAGAAAACCTCATCCAAAACGCCCCCTTTTTCAAAAACAAAGCAGCATGTGATCAACATTATTGAAGTGGAGACCAGCGAAGAACCGAGAATAAAAACACCTTCAGAAGAATTGAACCGTGTGTTGGGAGGTGGTATTGTTTTAGGCTCTGTGACGCTAATTGGCGGTGAGCCAGGAATAGGAAAATCCACTCTTCTGCTTCAGCTGGCCTTAAAAATGAAGAAAAAAATCTTCTATGTTTCAGGAGAGGAAAGTGCTTCGCAGATTAAGATGAGAGCGGACAGACTAACGGATGTCCAAAACCCGAACTGTTTTCTTTTTACCGAAACTTCACTGGAAAAAATTCTCCATGAAGCTAAAAAGCTGGAGCCTGATTTCATGATCATTGATTCTATCCAGACTCTTCAGTCGCAACTTATTGAAAGTTCACCGGGAACGGTTTCCCAGATCAGAGAATGCTCCAACGAGATCATTAAATATGCGAAAGAGAATAATACTCCCGTTTTCTTAGTGGGTCATATTACGAAGGATGGTCAAATCGCCGGACCAAAGGTTTTGGAGCATATGGTAGATGTGGTTTTAAATTTTGACGGGGACAGAAATCACCTTTTCAGGCTGCTCAGAGCCAATAAAAACCGTTTCGGATCTACTTCAGAGATCGGAATTTATGAAATGGTTTCCCAGGGTCTGAAAGAGATCAGAAATCCTTCTGAAATTCTTATTACTAAAAAATTTGAAGAACTATCCGGAAATTCTGTGGCAGTAACCCTGGAAGGAAACCGGCCGATGCTACTGGAGATACAGGCTTTGGTGAGTACCGCTGTTTATGGTACTCCGCAAAGAAGTTCCACTGGTTTTGATGCGAAAAGACTCAATATGCTTCTGGCTGTTCTGGAAAAACGTGCAGGCTTCCAGCTTGGAGCAAAAGACGTCTTTTTAAATATTACAGGTGGCATTAAAACTGATGATCCTGCATTGGATCTTGCCGTGGTAGCTTCTATTCTGTCTTCCAATGAAGACATTGCTATTTCCGAACATTTTTGTTTTGCCGGAGAGATAGGTTTAAGCGGAGAGATCCGGCCTATTGCCCAGGTGGAGCAGAGAATCACGGAAGCCGAGAAATTAGGGTATGAAAAAATATTTGTTTCAAACCTCAATAAAATTCCGAAAAGAAAATTTGGAATCAAAATCGAGGAAGTAAGTAAAATTGAGGATTTCCACGAAAGGATCTTTCCATAA